In Weissella tructae, the DNA window CGGCTTCAATTTGAAGACCTTCGTTCTTCACACGTTCGGCCAAAGCACGAACGAAGTGTGCGGCTGTACTTCCTGTACCCAAACCAATAACAGCGTTGTTTGGCATCAATGAGGCTGCCTTTTGAGCTGCCTTTTGCTTTTGTGCATCTAATACTTCTAAGTTAGTCATTATGCTTGCTCCTTCAATCCATCTTCAATTTCTTGCTTGAACGGAATAGCTGGAATTGCACCCGGACGTGAAACAACTAAGCTACTTGCAAAGCTGGCACGACGGATAACATTTTCAACGTCTGAGAAGTCTGGTTGCAAGATAGTTGCAACACTACCAATAAATGTGTCCCCAGCAGCTGTTGTGTCCACAGCCTTAACCTTGAAACTAGGTACAACACCGTCAGCACCATTAATATGGTAGAAAGATCCATCTGAACCCAAAGTAACCATCAATTGCTTGATACCTAATTCGTTTTCAAAACGCTTCATGCTTTCTGCCAATTCAGCTGCATCAGTTGTTGCTTCTGCTTCTAACAAAGCAGCTGCTTCTGTTTCGTTAGGAATCAACAAATCAGTTTGTGCTAGCAATTCTGAATCAACGTGGTTTGTAACTGGTGCTGGGTTCAACAAAGTCATTGCCCCGTTTTCATGTGCAATCTTAAATCCTGCCAAGATTGCTTCTTGTGGTACTTCAAGTTGTGCCACAACGATATCAGCATCCAACAAAACATCACGAGCTGCTTCAACATCAGCAACAGTCAATGCTTGGTTAGCACCACCGTATACCAAGATAGTGTTGTGACCATCTTCTTCCAACATAATGTAGGCAGTTCCAGTCGCCATATCCTTCTTGATTGAAATATTGCGTGTGTCCACACCTTCTTCATTAAGTAGGTCGATGTAGCTTTGACCACGACCGTCGTCTCCAACAGATCCAACAAAGGCAACTTCAGCGCCTTGACGAGCAGCCGCAACGGCTTGGTTAGCACCCTTACCACCAAAGTTAGTGCTTTGGTCAATCATTCCTAGGGTTTCACCTTGACGAGGCAAACGCGCCATCTTTTGGATAACATCAATATTCAAACTTCCGATAACAACGACTTTATTCATAACTCACTCCTTAGTTAGTGGGGCACAATTTACTATATTTACTTTATATTCTACCAAATTTTCGGTCACACACCAGCTTTTATGTTAAAAAATGTAACCGTTTTTATTTTGGGTTCTTAAATAGTGTACCACTATTGTAAAACGTTTTACTTTAAATTAATTTTACAGTTATATTTCATTATTAAGTTTAATTTCAGAAAAGGGGTACACAAGCTCTAAATGTTTGTTATAATCGCAATGTAAACGTTTTAATTTTATAATTCTATTGAAAGTATTTGTGAGGTAATACTTGATGTTATTTATGATTGTTAATTTTTTGAGTATCTTTGTCTTCTTAGGCATTGCATATTTGTTCTCTGACAACCGCAAGGGAATTCACTGGCGTTCAGTGATTACTGTTGTGGCTATCCAACTTGCATTGGCTTGGTTCTTCATGCGTTTCAGCATTGGACAAGAAATCGTGCAAGGAGCCGCTGAAGGATTTAAGTGGTTGGTTGACGTTTCTAACGCTGGTATCGCATTCGCGTTGCCAGACTGGTTGCAACCAACAACTGGATTCCCGAACTTCGTTACTAGTGCCCTACTACCAATGTTGATGATTGTTCCATTCTTCGACTTGCTTAACTACTTTGGTATCCTACCATTCGTTATCAAGTGGATTGGACGTGGATTGTCAGCTGTTACTGGACAACCTAAGTTCGAAGCATTCTTCTCTGTTGAAATGATGTTCTTGGGAAACACTGAAGTTTTGGCTGTTTCTAAGACACAATTGAACGCGATGAGTGCTCGTCGTAACTACACACTAGCTTTGATGTCAATGAGCTGTGTGACTGCATCAGTTATCGGAGCCTACACAACAATGGTTCCTGGTAAGTACGTTATGGCTGCTATCCCATTGAACATTTTGGGTGCTATTGTTATTTCATCAATGCTTAACCCTGTCGATGTTCCTGAAGAAGAAGATACAATCGTATCAATTCACGGTGATGAAGATCACCGCGAACCTGTCTTCTCATTCATCGGTGACTCAATCTTGGGTGCCGGTCGTTTGATCTTGATCATCACTGCATCAGTTATTGGATTCGTTGCCTTGGCCGCTTTGGTTGACGCCCTATTCAGTTTGACTGGTTTGGAATGGTTGAAGCTACAAAACATCTTCGGAGTTGTTTTGTTCCCATTGACTTGGTTGCTTGGATTTAACGTTTCTGAAGCGTTCGAAATTGCGCAATTGATGGGAATGAAGTTGGTTACTAACGAATTCGTTGTTATGGGAGAAATCTCAAAGAACATCATGGCCGGTACTGGTTTGTTCGCTAACGAACACGCCAAGGCTGTTGTAACTGTATTCCTTACAAGTTTTGCCAACTTCAGTACAATCGGAATGATCCTTGGTGCCTTCAAGAGCTTGGTATCTAAGGAAAAGTCTGACTATATCGCTAACCGCGTTATGAACTTGCTAATCGCTGGTATCTTAGTTTCACTTCTATCTGCTGCGATTGCAGGATTGTTCGTTTGGTAAACAACGCTTAATTTAATTAGGAGATAACTCATGGTTAAAGCTGTAATTTTAGATATGGATCCTGGTGTTGATGACGCTGCTGCTATCGCGGTTGCCTTAAACAACCCTGCTCTAGATGTTCGTTTGATTACTACTGTCGCTGGAAATGTTAGTGTTGAAAAGACAACTAACAACGCGCTTAAGTTAGTAGATTTCTTTGGTAAAGACACACCTGTTGCTGCTGGTGCTAAAGCACCATTGAAGCGCGAATTTAAGGATGCGTCATATATTCACGGTGAATCTGGTATGCCTGGTTATGATTTCCCAGAAGCACACAGTCAACCATTACAGATTGATGCTGTTGAGGCTATCCACAACGAACTCCACGCTGCGGATGCCCCTATGACAATTATTGCAACTGGTGCATATACAAATATCGCACTATTACTACAAAAGTACCCTGAAGACGGTGCCCTAATTAAGGAACTTATCCTAATGGGTGGATCTATCTCTGGGGGAAACGTCAGTTCAGTCGCAGAATTTAATGTCTTCACTGACCCTGACGCTGCAAAGGTTGTCTTCGAAAGCGGTCTACCAATCGTTATGATTGGCCTAGATGTTACATTAAACGCTTTGATTACAACTGAAACAACAGAAGCACTTCGCACGCTTGGTCGAGCTGGTGAAATGCTTTACGGAATCATCACTGCTTACGGTGACGTGCACGAAGGTGGTAAGCCTATGCACGACGTTAACACAATCCTTTACGCAGTTAACCCTGACCTGATTACAACTCGCCCAGAAGCGATTGATGTTATCACTGAAGGACCTGCTATTGGGGCAACT includes these proteins:
- the rihC gene encoding ribonucleoside hydrolase RihC, which produces MVKAVILDMDPGVDDAAAIAVALNNPALDVRLITTVAGNVSVEKTTNNALKLVDFFGKDTPVAAGAKAPLKREFKDASYIHGESGMPGYDFPEAHSQPLQIDAVEAIHNELHAADAPMTIIATGAYTNIALLLQKYPEDGALIKELILMGGSISGGNVSSVAEFNVFTDPDAAKVVFESGLPIVMIGLDVTLNALITTETTEALRTLGRAGEMLYGIITAYGDVHEGGKPMHDVNTILYAVNPDLITTRPEAIDVITEGPAIGATVADTQHRWHEDDFHNAEVGIDIDAANFNTWFLEQVSLMN
- a CDS encoding NupC/NupG family nucleoside CNT transporter, translated to MLFMIVNFLSIFVFLGIAYLFSDNRKGIHWRSVITVVAIQLALAWFFMRFSIGQEIVQGAAEGFKWLVDVSNAGIAFALPDWLQPTTGFPNFVTSALLPMLMIVPFFDLLNYFGILPFVIKWIGRGLSAVTGQPKFEAFFSVEMMFLGNTEVLAVSKTQLNAMSARRNYTLALMSMSCVTASVIGAYTTMVPGKYVMAAIPLNILGAIVISSMLNPVDVPEEEDTIVSIHGDEDHREPVFSFIGDSILGAGRLILIITASVIGFVALAALVDALFSLTGLEWLKLQNIFGVVLFPLTWLLGFNVSEAFEIAQLMGMKLVTNEFVVMGEISKNIMAGTGLFANEHAKAVVTVFLTSFANFSTIGMILGAFKSLVSKEKSDYIANRVMNLLIAGILVSLLSAAIAGLFVW
- the rbsK gene encoding ribokinase, with amino-acid sequence MNKVVVIGSLNIDVIQKMARLPRQGETLGMIDQSTNFGGKGANQAVAAARQGAEVAFVGSVGDDGRGQSYIDLLNEEGVDTRNISIKKDMATGTAYIMLEEDGHNTILVYGGANQALTVADVEAARDVLLDADIVVAQLEVPQEAILAGFKIAHENGAMTLLNPAPVTNHVDSELLAQTDLLIPNETEAAALLEAEATTDAAELAESMKRFENELGIKQLMVTLGSDGSFYHINGADGVVPSFKVKAVDTTAAGDTFIGSVATILQPDFSDVENVIRRASFASSLVVSRPGAIPAIPFKQEIEDGLKEQA